From Candidatus Eremiobacterota bacterium, the proteins below share one genomic window:
- a CDS encoding tRNA-specific adenosine deaminase — protein MPFEPAPDDERFLRRAIELAAEAAAAGDVPIGAVLVVDGRVFEARNEKEHRPDPTAHAEMLALRAAAEALGRWRIGGSLYVTKEPCPMCAGAAAAARVERLVFGCRDPKGGAAGSVIDILGSAAVNHRVDVIGGVLAGETAAQLREFFAKKRQ, from the coding sequence ATTCCTTTCGAGCCGGCGCCGGACGACGAGCGGTTCCTGCGCCGCGCGATCGAGCTCGCCGCCGAAGCCGCGGCGGCCGGCGACGTGCCGATCGGCGCCGTGCTCGTGGTCGACGGGCGCGTCTTCGAGGCGCGCAACGAGAAGGAGCACCGGCCCGATCCGACCGCGCACGCCGAGATGCTCGCGCTGCGCGCGGCCGCGGAGGCGCTCGGCCGCTGGCGGATCGGCGGTTCGCTCTACGTCACCAAGGAGCCGTGCCCGATGTGCGCCGGCGCGGCGGCGGCTGCGCGCGTCGAGCGCCTGGTCTTCGGCTGCCGCGATCCGAAGGGAGGGGCGGCGGGGTCGGTCATCGATATACTCGGATCGGCCGCCGTGAACCACCGCGTCGACGTGATCGGCGGAGTGCTCGCGGGCGAAACGGCCGCCCAGCTTCGCGAGTTCTTTGCGAAGAAGCGGCAATGA